A stretch of Porites lutea chromosome 5, jaPorLute2.1, whole genome shotgun sequence DNA encodes these proteins:
- the LOC140937021 gene encoding nuclear receptor 2C2-associated protein-like has product MADAGDVKVSLVSESTKVRVSSVLNRDSSQYGKKFMFDKNEETCWNSDQGSPQFVILEFSKDSQVKEIQIQFQGGFVGKECTVEGGPSASCLTPFYEFYPDDSNTLQIFPISTLKRIKVLKIEFTSSTDLFGRIIVYKLDVLGNS; this is encoded by the exons ATGGCGGACGCCGGTGATGTAAAGGTTTCTTTAGTTTCGGAAAGTACAAAAGTAAG AGTCAGTTCTGTTTTAAACCGAGATTCCAGTCAATATGGAAAGAAGTTTATGTTTgataaaaatgaagaaacaTGCTGGAACTCAGATCAG GGTTCTCCTCAATTTGTTATCCTCGAATTTTCCAAGGATTCTCAAGTGAAGGAAATTCAGATTCAGTTTCAAGGTGGATTTGTTGGAAAAGAATGTACTGTTGAAGGAGGCCCATCAGCTAGCTGCTTAACACCTTTCTATGAATTTTACCCAGATGATTCAAACACTCTACAA ATTTTCCCTATCAGTACCTTGAAAAGAATTAAAGTTTTGAAGATTGAATTTACCAGCAGTACGGACCTTTTTGGGAGAATTATAGTCTATAAACTAGATGTCTTGGGTAACAGCTGA